ccttcttgctgtgaggtaacagggctaaccactgggccactgtgctgccctcagAAAAATAACTTGTCTCGGTAAAATAGCAAGAAAAGCTTATCAATAAATAAAGTAAAGGCAGATTTTTTGTGCATAATGGGGGAAACAGCTGGTGTTTAAATTTTAATTAACTTCATTTTTATCAACTCGCAAGTCATTGTGATTTACCTCGACACCGTTCAATGTTGCTATTTTAAACCATGAttgaatgaacaaaaaaaaacaaaaaacaaaacaagcgatTATTATTTTTGAAAAGAATGGTGAGAAAATATGctctctcaaaataaaaaaactcCAATTAATGCCtagttattcacagaggatttgggaatgttttacAGTTCTGACCCTTCTCAGGTGAAATTCCAGGTTGCAGCTCCTGGGGCTGCAGAGACTTAAGGACAGGTGTAATGTTGGTAGTTGGTCTTCCAAAGAGCATATTGTAGCTGGTCATGTCTGATCCTTGAAGTTTGTGGAGGTGCCTTTGAGCAACAGTTGGAACTGCAAATATAAAGAGAAACCAGCTCGTAAGGAACTTTGATGAACTGTAATCTTTGCCATACCGTACTAAAATATTTATTTCAATGGGGAGAGTTTTGACTGTTTCATTTTTTTAGTTTACGGTACCGATGCCCTGGCTGACCACATGGTAATGTGCGTTACATTCATAGCGGGATCGGTTGACTTGCAGCCCAGATCTCTGCTTTGGTTGTTGGTAACTGTTCCTCGTCTCTGTGCTAGTGAAGTGGAGCACATCATCTCTGCCGTTAAGAGGTGCAAGTCGCTCTGCTGACTTTTAAGTGTGAATGGCTCCTGTCAGGCAAGTTTCACGACATCAAGGAAAATAAGCAGTAGGTGTAAATATTAGACTGAAAGTGTAATTGAGCAATTTGGACATGGTTCAAAGCATGAATGTTATAAATTCAGTTGTCGGGACAGTTGGATTGACTGCAACCCAGAGAAAGCCAGCAGGTTTCTCTACCTTGAGGTATGCTCATGAATTCGGTGCTGTAGGTTGAGCAGTATTGTGATGTCAATGCCCTCTGGATCGCCTCCTCAGATAACAAATCACCCAGAGGGGATCTGCAATCCGCAGAGCTCTGCATACTACCCTTAGGCAGTCTCCATATCATGAAGGACTTGGGGAAAATAGAGCTCAATAAAATGTATTACATGCTGTGACAAGTGATTTAACTTAAGTGTAATTCCTTTGGGCGAGGATTAATATTGCCACAGTACCAACCTGGTTGTTTCTCCTCTGTCCTGAAGCTCATCCTGTGCGAATGCATTCCGGCTTAGAGATCGGCTTCCAGCAAAATTCTTCATTGTACAAATACGAACCCACAGGCCCAGACGGAGTAAATGATTCTGACGTTTTGGGCCTATGCACAGACAAGCACAGAGGAGATAGAAAGAaacatacctctctctctctctctctctctctctctctctctctctctctctctctctctctctcgctgacacacacacacacacacacacacacacacacacacacacacacacacacacacacacagaaacagagactcaaacagagagacacaaacagacagacacaacagagagacagaaacagtatATAGTTCCAgcaatgggcaacatgatccagaaagggccggtgtgggtgcaggtctttgttccaaccaagcagttgtaCACCTGAGTCAACAAATCAAGATCCTTAGCAAAGACTGtgggttgactaatagaatcaggtgtgtaactgcttggttggaacaaagacctgcacccataccggccctttctggattatGTTGCTCATCCCTGAAACATATCAGCCCCTTTACTGTAGTAATTACAGTAGAATATCTGCAGAAGAAGTTGGCCAGTCGATGAATTCTTTTTTTGTCCGATGCTTCACATGGATCCCACCTTTGTTGCTTATCTACAAATTGgttttgttttaaaattcaatgtTAACATTGCTACATTGCTGCCATTGTAGTCCATCATGAAATAAAAGTCAGGGACAACAGCTTTAGACAAATTAGTTCAATAATCCAGAAAAATCTATAAATTAACCCTTAGCTGCCATGACCGTTGTCCAATTCTAAAAGAGagaaatgaaaataaactacAAAGTAAAACTGGATTAAGAAGAATGTATCCATTCAAAGCGGCCAGGGAATTTGCTGAAACACCAGAACTGCAGTCGGAAAATGCAATGCTTGATTGTGTGAATTTTTGGCCTAAACCACATTTAATAGGCTTTGGGGATGTTTGGAGAGGTAGTTTAGCCACCCCTTGAGTGCCCCAGGAAGAGAGGCTGCCTCGGGGTTAACCGCCAGGGAGGTCCGCTGTCGTCACGGTGACACTTGCACAGCCACAGTGGACTCTCAGCAGGGGGGGATAATGCATTAAAGATTTAGCGTCAACCGTCTTGACTTGACTGATCCAGCTCCATCCTCGTTTAGCCCCCTTTTATTGACTTTGTTGCATTTCTAACATGACGTTTCCAATGTGTGAACGAAACAGACGCGGGAATTTTTTTTATACCGCCACCTGCTAGTTAAAGGACCGTGCTGATGTTTTTTGCGAGTTTTATCCCGTTTGCTACAATTTGGGAATGCACTGGCCCACTGTTGTTTATGTGAGTACCGTGTGTTGGTGTTTTGCGACAGTTGACTGCTTTACGGGAGTGTACGTGGCTTTGTAAAGAATTTTTATGTGGCATCGAACTACTGTGTGGACTTCCAGTTTTGTTGTGGGCTCACTGAACGTAACATTGGCGACGAGAGATGGCTGAGTTTAGTCTAACGCCACCGGCACCATTCTTGGCTGTGCCCGGCGAACCTTCAGTCTCGTAGACCGCCTGGTTGGatggttgtggctagatggggtacagccacggacggGAGTGACGTAAAATCTCACCGGGCGTATTTCGTTGCTGTGGCGCTAGCTAGCCTAGCCTCCTGAGAGACATGGCGGCAAATTCAGAAGAAACCCACGAAGTCTATTTTCACAGTTCCCCTTCGTGTAGATCTTT
This DNA window, taken from Lampris incognitus isolate fLamInc1 chromosome 7, fLamInc1.hap2, whole genome shotgun sequence, encodes the following:
- the LOC130115914 gene encoding LOW QUALITY PROTEIN: testis-expressed protein 26-like (The sequence of the model RefSeq protein was modified relative to this genomic sequence to represent the inferred CDS: substituted 1 base at 1 genomic stop codon) — translated: MSVLVHAMDDYVIQPQPSNQAVYETEGSPGTAKNGAGGVRLNSAISRRQCYVQPKTSESFTPSGPVGSYLYNEEFCWKPISKPECIRTGXASGQRRNNQVGTVSFMIWRLPKGSMQSSADCRSPLGDLLSEEAIQRALTSQYCSTYSTEFMSIPQAERLAPLNGRDDVLHFTSTETRNSYQQPKQRSGLQVNRSRYECNAHYHVVSQGIVPTVAQRHLHKLQGSDMTSYNMLFGRPTTNITPVLKSLQPQELQPGISPEKGSAILVTTHLSQV